The sequence below is a genomic window from Microbacterium sp. SORGH_AS_0888.
GTCTCGACGATCGACACGCCCTGCGCGCCGTGCTCGTCGGTCAGCAGGCGGCCGAGCTCGGTGAGCAGCAGCATCGCGTTGTGCTTCGTGTTGTCGAGGAGCCCCACACGGAGACCCCGCAGATCCGCCGGACGCGGGGAGAGCATGCCGCCCGCGGCGGAGACGTCGGCGACCGCGAGACGGCCGGTCGGATCGAGGATGGCGTTGGGCATGGTGGCACCCCTTCTGGAACGGGAGCGAGGATGACGCGGCTCAGGCCGCGGCATCCTCGTCGTGGACGATGACGCCGCGGATGTTGCGGCCTGCGACGAGGTCCGCATAGGCCTCGTTGACCTGGTCGAGCGAGTACGTGCGGGTGACCAGCTCGTCGAGCTTGAGATCCCCCGAGTCGTACAGGCGCAGCAGGCGCGGGATGTCGGAGAGCGGGTTGCAGTCGCCGAAGAGCGCACCGCGGATCTGCCGCTGGTACCCGATGAGCATGCCGGCGTGCACGTGCACGGCCTTCTCGGTGAGGTGGCCGACCGCGGTGATCGTGACCTTGCCGCCCTTGCCGGTCATCTGGACCCCCGCGTTCACCATCTCCTCGGTGACGGCGTTGGGCGTCATGATGACGTGGTCGGCGAGCTGCCCCCACGTCGTCGAGACGACGAAGTCGTGGGCCTCGGCGGCCGTCGCGAACGCCTCGGTCGCGCCGAACGCCTTCGCGTTCTCCCGCTTGAACTCGACCGGGTCGACGACGATGACGTCCTTCGCCCCGGCGTAGCGGGCGCCCTGCACGGCGTTGCTGCCGACGCCCCCGGCGCCGAAGACGACGACCGTCTCGCCGGCGCGGACCCCCGCGGCGTACACCGCGGAGCCCCACCCGGTGGGCACGCCGCAGCCGACGAGCGAGGCGAGGGTGAAGGGGATGTGGCCCGGCAGCGGCACGACGGCCCACTCCGAGACGACCGCGTACTCCGAGAAGGTGCCGAGGGAGCAGAACCCGCCGTAGTCCTCGCCCTCCTTGTGGAAGCGGAACGTGCCGTCCAGGAACATGCCGGTTCCGGCGTTCAGGCCCTTGACGCACATGTTCTGGTGTCCGGTCGAGCAGGGGCGGCAGGCGCCGCAGGCCGGAATATAGGAGAGCACGACGCGGTCGCCCGGGGCGACGCGGGTCACGTTCGGGCCGACCGACTCGACGATGCCGGCGCCCTCGTGGCCGCCCACGATCGGGAAGCGCACGGGGGCGTCGCCCTCGGTGATGTGGTGGTCGGAGTGGCAGAGGCCGGAGGCGACGAGCTTGATCCGGACCTCGTGCTCCTTGGGGTCGTCGAGCTGCAGCTCGGTGATCTCCCAGCCCTCGTGTGCGGCGTGCGAGACGGCCGCACGGGTGGTGATGGTTGCCATTTCCTGCCTCTCAGATCCGGGGGGCGCCTGCGGGGCGCATCGA
It includes:
- a CDS encoding NDMA-dependent alcohol dehydrogenase, with the protein product MATITTRAAVSHAAHEGWEITELQLDDPKEHEVRIKLVASGLCHSDHHITEGDAPVRFPIVGGHEGAGIVESVGPNVTRVAPGDRVVLSYIPACGACRPCSTGHQNMCVKGLNAGTGMFLDGTFRFHKEGEDYGGFCSLGTFSEYAVVSEWAVVPLPGHIPFTLASLVGCGVPTGWGSAVYAAGVRAGETVVVFGAGGVGSNAVQGARYAGAKDVIVVDPVEFKRENAKAFGATEAFATAAEAHDFVVSTTWGQLADHVIMTPNAVTEEMVNAGVQMTGKGGKVTITAVGHLTEKAVHVHAGMLIGYQRQIRGALFGDCNPLSDIPRLLRLYDSGDLKLDELVTRTYSLDQVNEAYADLVAGRNIRGVIVHDEDAAA